In the Mastacembelus armatus chromosome 17, fMasArm1.2, whole genome shotgun sequence genome, one interval contains:
- the LOC113133816 gene encoding E3 ubiquitin-protein ligase MARCH2-like → MSSSGCCHLPGSLCDYSGNAESDASKDSEESDSTAQAQYIAKVTAKDGRPLSTVVKAVSLQSDVGMCRICHEGAGGETLLSPCDCTGTLGKVHKSCLEKWLSSSNTSYCELCHTEFTIERRPQPLTQWLKDPGPRSEKRTLLCDMACFLLITPLAAISGWLCLRGAQDHLQLKSRLEAVGLIALTIALFTIYILWTLVSFRYHCQLYSEWRRTNQKVRLLMPDMKGAHTTQRSVPTKSTKKMTDETIV, encoded by the exons ATGTCTTCGTCAGGGTGCTGCCACCTACCCGGCTCCCTTTGTGATTACTCTGGGAACGCAGAATCTGATGCCTCCAAAGATTCGGAGGAGTCTGACTCTACCGCACAGGCCCAGTACATTGCCAAGGTTACAGCTAAAGATGGCCGCCCACTCTCCACTGTTGTCAAAGCAGTGAGCTTGCAGAG TGATGTGGGCATGTGTCGTATTTGCCATGAGGGGGCTGGAGGGGAGACACTGCTCTCACCCTGCGACTGCACCGGTACATTGGGTAAAGTGCACAAGAGCTGCTTGGAGAAGTGGCTCTCCTCCTCCAACACCAGCTACTGTGAACTCTGTCACACAGAGTTCACCATTGAGCGGCGACCACAGCCACTTACGCAG TGGCTGAAGGACCCAGGCCCTCGTAGTGAGAAACGCACGCTGCTGTGTGACATGGCCTGCTTCCTTCTCATCACACCCCTGGCAGCCATCTCCGGCTGGCTGTGTCTGAGGGGAGCCCAGGACCACCTGCAACTGAAGAGCAGGCTTGAGGCTGTTGGCCTCATCGCCCTCACCATCGCCCTCTTCACCATCTACATCCTGTGGACACTG GTGTCATTTCGGTATCACTGTCAGTTGTACTCGGAGTGGAGGAGGACCAATCAGAAAGTGCGCCTGCTGATGCCTGACATGAAAGGAGCACACACCACCCAACGTTCGGTGCCGACCAAGTCAACCAAGAAAATGACTGACGAGACCATCGTATGA
- the LOC113133855 gene encoding solute carrier family 25 member 36-A-like codes for MSQRDTLVHLFAGGCGGTVGAILTCPLEVVKTRLQSSSITLYISEVQLSTVNGGSVARVAAPGPLHCLKLILEREGPRSLFRGLGPNLIGVAPSRAIYFAAYSTAKEKLNGVLEPDSTQVHMVSAGMAGFTAITATNPIWLVKTRLQLDSRNRGERRMNAFECIRRVYQMDGLRGFYRGMSASYAGISETVIHFVIYESIKRKLLQSKAHASMDEEEESVKDASDFVGMMLAAATSKTCATSIAYPHEVIRTRLREEGSKYRSFFQTLLTVPREEGYRALYRGLTTHLVRQIPNTAIMMCTYEVVVYLLGC; via the exons ATGAGCCAAAGGGACACCCTGGTTCATTTATTCGCTGGAGG GTGTGGAGGCACAGTGGGTGCTATTTTAACTTGTCCTCTGGAGGTGGTGAAAACCAGACTACAGTCCTCCTCCATCACTCTCTACATCTCTGAAGTCCAGCTCAGCACCGTCAATGGAGGGAGTGTGGCCCGTGTTGCTGCACCAGGGCCTCTGCACTGTCTCAA gTTAATTCTGGAAAGAGAGGGACCCCGTTCACTCTTCAGAGGACTGGGACCCAACCTCATAGGTGTGGCACCTTCCAG GGCGATCTACTTTGCAGCCTATTCAACAGCCAAGGAAAAGCTGAATGGGGTGCTGGAGCCAGACTCTACCCAGGTGCACATGGTGTCAGCTGGTATGGCAG GGTTCACCGCCATCACAGCCACCAATCCCATCTGGCTGGTCAAGACCCGTCTGCAGCTGGACTCTAG AAACCGTGGTGAGCGGCGAATGAATGCATTTGAGTGCATACGGCGGGTGTACCAGATGGACGGCCTGCGAGGTTTCTACAGGGGCATGTCAGCTTCATATGCTGGCATATCTGAGACTGTTATCCATTTTGTCATCTATGAGAGCATCAAGCGAAAACTACTGCAGTCCAAGGCCCATGCTAGcatggatgaagaggaggagtcTGTTAAAGATGCCTCAGACTTTGTAGGCATGATGCTTGCGGCAGCCACTTCCAAGACCTGCGCCACCTCCATCGCCTACCCTCATG AGGTGATCCGAACACGGCTACGAGAAGAGGGCAGCAAGTACCGCTCCTTCTTCCAAACCCTGCTTACAGTACCCAGAGAGGAGGGGTACCGGGCTCTATACCGCGGCCTAACCACCCACCTTGTCAGACAGATCCCCAACACCGCCATCATGATGTGTACCTATGAAGTGGTGGTCTACCTGCTTGGATGTTAG